One Roseomonas sp. OT10 DNA window includes the following coding sequences:
- a CDS encoding family 16 glycosylhydrolase codes for MQNVTLGALPVSLARGLKDGVAAYGAWGDPTAEPVAPIAAVPGRSLALTSPTAKGLGAAGQVIQAPTAWAWRNVAVHSESGAPLTVRDVVQVDLLGGAGADTFTVEGAKRGIVQSGAGDDVITVRALSNAGGAGNGFVIDAGAGNDTVFFAGTLRWTEAAISLGAGNDRLTIGGARAAMIDAGAGDDTLSVALDGFYAIEGGAGTDTLQLAFVQSALTLSRSAEGVVTIEIAGRRDIGIAMTGVEYLRFGDGTLRSLEQLFPPAVKPAEPVPAGTTLPGVINAAPLTLPASADPGTPTLGVKAGKWITDQDPRANLVTGTDGHDVLAPKGNDTLAGGKGDDNYYAGDGSKVVEKPGEGIDTITYYGSGTALAVDNVENIQLTGGNRPIYGDHLKRLGSIGGTSAQGNELANVLIGSEGDNRLDGMGNNDLLTGGAGSDTFVFGKGYGHDTVTDFAPGVDRIRILDGALTWEALRPLLRDTAQGAQLSFGDDTLTLTGRKVAELGARDFELSLDASKYRLVFGDEFDTFSRFDGKHDDGGTWRTRMNPGSGNYNAYSDLQYYVDPGTFGVQPITVADGAVSLRAEYHPELKSQMEGREYTSGVLTTAGSFSQQYGYFEARIKMSAGDGLFPAFWLLPSDNTWPPEIDVMEQLGRAPGEVWQMGNQVHLDTTEWHTYGLEWTAERLAWFVDGKMTHVVYDHNQHTPMYMILNVAMGGNWAGGVTQVPEKSGDLLGDMQVDYVRAYQLADVAAAREATAKAAPDVTFSMGKLAADGSAAAADSFHYVAEAGGTMTFKGSDLGFASLKSFVELKVVNDRAGDSYSADVSNAWTGLNIRVRDADGGRYDLIDLTQVDVVLGGSSASQVALTRTQGGTVQTGGGNDTITITDPKVWRAGDTTVFTLSTGAGNDRIEGAATGTQKLLVEAGSGADTVIGGAGADRLAGGAGNDVLTGGAGSDTFVFRSGEAGQDHITDFVAGVDRLRFEGITKAGLHISDTATGALLSWSGGSVVLDGVAASGSGKWLMDFA; via the coding sequence ATGCAGAACGTCACCCTCGGAGCACTCCCGGTCTCGTTGGCGCGCGGGTTGAAGGACGGCGTGGCCGCCTACGGGGCCTGGGGCGATCCGACCGCGGAACCGGTTGCCCCCATCGCCGCCGTACCGGGCCGCAGCTTGGCGCTGACCTCCCCGACCGCCAAGGGCCTGGGCGCGGCTGGCCAGGTGATCCAGGCGCCCACGGCCTGGGCCTGGCGCAACGTGGCGGTGCACAGCGAATCCGGCGCTCCGCTGACGGTGCGGGACGTGGTGCAGGTGGATCTGCTGGGCGGCGCCGGTGCCGACACCTTCACCGTCGAGGGCGCCAAGCGCGGCATCGTGCAGAGCGGCGCGGGCGACGACGTCATCACGGTCCGCGCCCTCTCCAATGCCGGCGGGGCGGGGAATGGCTTCGTGATCGATGCCGGCGCAGGCAACGACACCGTCTTCTTCGCCGGCACCCTGCGCTGGACCGAGGCCGCGATCAGCCTCGGCGCGGGCAACGACCGCCTCACCATCGGCGGTGCCCGCGCCGCCATGATCGACGCGGGGGCGGGCGACGACACCCTGTCCGTCGCGCTGGACGGCTTCTATGCCATCGAGGGCGGGGCGGGCACCGACACGCTGCAGCTCGCCTTCGTCCAGTCCGCTCTGACGCTCTCGCGCTCGGCGGAGGGCGTGGTGACGATCGAGATCGCCGGGCGGCGCGATATCGGCATCGCCATGACCGGGGTGGAGTACCTGCGCTTCGGCGACGGCACGCTGCGCAGCCTGGAGCAGCTCTTCCCCCCGGCGGTGAAGCCGGCGGAGCCCGTGCCGGCCGGGACCACCCTTCCCGGCGTCATCAACGCCGCCCCGCTGACCCTGCCCGCCTCGGCCGATCCCGGCACCCCCACGCTGGGCGTCAAGGCCGGCAAGTGGATCACGGACCAGGACCCGAGGGCGAACCTCGTGACCGGCACGGACGGGCACGACGTGCTGGCGCCGAAGGGGAACGACACGCTGGCCGGCGGCAAGGGCGACGACAACTACTATGCCGGGGACGGCTCGAAGGTGGTGGAGAAGCCCGGCGAGGGCATCGACACCATCACCTACTACGGCAGCGGCACCGCCCTGGCCGTGGACAATGTCGAGAACATCCAGCTGACCGGCGGCAACCGGCCGATCTACGGCGACCACCTGAAGCGGCTGGGCTCGATCGGCGGCACCTCGGCCCAGGGCAACGAGCTGGCGAACGTGCTGATCGGCAGCGAGGGGGACAACCGCCTCGACGGCATGGGCAACAACGACCTGCTGACCGGCGGCGCCGGCAGCGACACCTTCGTCTTCGGCAAGGGCTATGGCCATGACACGGTGACGGATTTCGCGCCGGGCGTGGACCGCATCCGGATCCTGGACGGCGCGCTGACATGGGAGGCACTGCGGCCGCTGCTGCGCGACACGGCCCAGGGCGCGCAGCTCTCCTTCGGGGACGACACGCTGACCCTCACCGGCCGCAAGGTGGCCGAGCTCGGCGCGCGGGACTTCGAGCTCAGCCTGGATGCCTCCAAGTACCGGCTCGTCTTCGGGGACGAGTTCGACACCTTCTCTCGCTTCGACGGCAAGCACGACGACGGCGGCACCTGGCGGACGCGGATGAACCCCGGCTCGGGCAACTACAACGCCTACAGCGACCTCCAGTACTACGTCGATCCCGGCACCTTCGGGGTCCAGCCCATCACCGTGGCGGACGGGGCGGTCAGCCTGCGGGCGGAATACCATCCGGAGCTGAAGTCCCAGATGGAGGGCCGGGAATACACCTCCGGGGTGCTGACCACCGCGGGCAGCTTCTCCCAGCAGTACGGGTATTTCGAGGCCCGCATCAAGATGAGCGCGGGGGACGGCCTCTTCCCCGCCTTCTGGCTGCTGCCCAGCGACAACACCTGGCCGCCCGAGATCGACGTGATGGAGCAGCTCGGACGCGCCCCGGGCGAGGTCTGGCAGATGGGCAACCAGGTCCATCTCGACACCACGGAGTGGCACACCTACGGCCTGGAATGGACGGCGGAGCGGCTGGCCTGGTTCGTCGACGGCAAGATGACCCATGTCGTCTACGACCATAACCAGCACACGCCGATGTACATGATCCTGAACGTGGCGATGGGCGGCAACTGGGCCGGCGGCGTCACCCAGGTGCCGGAGAAGTCGGGGGACCTGCTGGGCGACATGCAGGTGGACTATGTCCGCGCCTATCAGCTTGCCGACGTGGCCGCCGCGAGGGAGGCCACCGCGAAGGCCGCGCCGGACGTCACCTTCAGCATGGGCAAGCTGGCCGCCGATGGCAGCGCCGCCGCGGCCGACAGCTTCCACTACGTGGCGGAGGCCGGCGGGACGATGACCTTCAAGGGCAGCGACCTGGGCTTCGCCAGCCTCAAGAGCTTCGTCGAGCTGAAGGTCGTCAACGACCGCGCCGGGGACAGCTACTCGGCCGATGTCAGCAATGCCTGGACGGGCCTCAACATCCGCGTCCGGGATGCCGATGGCGGCCGCTACGACCTGATCGACCTGACCCAGGTGGACGTGGTGCTGGGCGGCTCCTCCGCCAGCCAGGTCGCCCTCACCCGCACCCAGGGCGGCACCGTCCAGACCGGCGGGGGCAACGACACCATCACCATCACCGATCCGAAGGTCTGGCGCGCCGGCGACACGACGGTCTTCACCCTCTCCACCGGGGCGGGCAACGACCGGATCGAAGGCGCCGCCACCGGGACCCAAAAGCTGCTGGTGGAGGCCGGATCGGGGGCGGACACCGTCATCGGCGGCGCCGGGGCGGACAGGCTGGCCGGCGGCGCGGGGAACGACGTGCTGACCGGCGGCGCAGGGTCGGACACCTTCGTCTTCCGCAGCGGCGAGGCGGGGCAGGACCACATCACCGATTTCGTGGCGGGGGTCGACCGGCTGCGCTTCGAGGGGATCACCAAGGCCGGGCTGCACATCAGCGACACCGCCACCGGCGCGCTGCTCTCCTGGTCCGGGGGGAGCGTGGTGCTGGACGGGGTCGCCGCCTCCGGCTCGGGCAAGTGGCTCATGGACTTCGCCTGA
- a CDS encoding acyltransferase family protein — MTSLLRSLAAIPARFGRPVASTRYIAQIDGLRFLAIASVLVWHSTLRATRFSDGSTGSLGESILGWVPHGEVGVALFFFISGFIIAQPFIKGAQRGAWPSTPDFYQRRLIRIVPPYLIVMAGCFVLLSSAGQVPNAPSFQGQDASLGQSFAASVLYIHGILFNAPPRLNPPTWSLEIEMQFYLISPLLVWLYLRIRQPRDRAILGVAVLILSMLAAITAAHVFGEWGRYRWTLLKFFHLFWAGILVADATSRNDPLQATPGLRFDALFVAGLAGLAFTGVFERHGATTLPDDPLRIVASMLCAVAVYYGGMRGRIARRLLAVPAIALIGTMCYSVYLVHVPAMHVTAVVVSRIVPLPDSWATMIGLPVLLILVSLLLGFLYYVTVERLFMLLARGRRPPAAAAGPAGAPQDVSRPDATEGFPTGPGESDKTAR; from the coding sequence ATGACAAGCCTGCTGCGAAGCCTTGCTGCCATCCCGGCGCGGTTCGGCCGCCCGGTGGCCAGCACCCGCTACATCGCGCAGATCGACGGCCTCCGCTTCCTCGCCATCGCCTCCGTGCTGGTCTGGCACAGCACCCTGCGCGCCACGCGGTTCTCCGACGGCAGCACCGGCAGCCTGGGCGAAAGCATCCTCGGCTGGGTACCCCATGGCGAGGTCGGGGTCGCGCTGTTCTTCTTCATCAGCGGCTTCATCATCGCCCAGCCCTTCATCAAGGGCGCGCAGCGCGGCGCCTGGCCGTCCACCCCCGATTTCTACCAGCGCCGCCTGATCCGGATCGTGCCGCCCTACCTGATCGTCATGGCCGGTTGCTTCGTCCTGCTGTCCTCGGCCGGCCAGGTGCCCAACGCGCCCAGCTTCCAGGGGCAGGATGCGTCGCTGGGTCAGAGCTTCGCGGCCAGCGTGCTCTACATCCACGGGATCCTGTTCAACGCACCGCCGCGGCTCAACCCGCCGACCTGGTCGCTCGAGATCGAGATGCAGTTCTACCTGATCAGCCCGCTGCTGGTCTGGTTGTACCTGCGTATCCGGCAGCCGCGCGACCGGGCCATCCTCGGCGTCGCGGTCCTGATCCTGTCCATGCTGGCCGCGATCACCGCAGCGCATGTGTTCGGCGAATGGGGGCGCTACCGCTGGACCCTGCTGAAGTTCTTCCACCTGTTCTGGGCAGGCATCCTGGTGGCCGATGCCACCAGCCGGAACGATCCGCTGCAGGCGACGCCGGGCCTACGCTTCGACGCGCTCTTCGTCGCGGGGCTGGCCGGGCTTGCCTTCACCGGCGTGTTCGAGCGGCACGGCGCCACCACCCTGCCGGATGATCCGCTGCGCATCGTGGCCTCCATGCTCTGCGCCGTGGCCGTGTATTATGGCGGGATGCGCGGGCGCATCGCGCGGCGGCTGCTGGCGGTGCCGGCGATCGCCCTGATCGGGACGATGTGCTACTCGGTCTACCTCGTCCATGTGCCGGCGATGCACGTCACCGCCGTGGTGGTGTCCCGCATCGTGCCGTTGCCGGACAGCTGGGCCACGATGATCGGCCTGCCGGTGCTGCTGATCCTCGTCTCGCTGCTGCTCGGCTTCCTCTACTACGTCACCGTGGAGCGCCTGTTCATGCTGCTGGCGCGCGGCCGCCGGCCACCGGCCGCGGCGGCAGGTCCGGCCGGCGCACCGCAGGACGTGTCCCGGCCGGATGCCACGGAAGGGTTCCCCACGGGCCCGGGCGAGTCCGACAAGACGGCGCGCTGA
- the cysS gene encoding cysteine--tRNA ligase, whose translation MQLRFHDSASRRKVGFTPIDPQNVRIYVCGPTVYDLAHLGNARPVVVFDVLARLLRRLFPRVTYVRNITDVDDKINARSRESGEPIGAITARTTTDFHADMAALGALPPDREPRATETIAEMVTLIERLIASGHAYAAEGHVLFSVPSFPDYGKLSGRDPEEMLAGARVEVAPYKRDPGDFVLWKPSEPDLPGWDSPWGRGRPGWHIECSAMSWKFLGESFDIHGGGHDLLFPHHENELAQSLCAFPGSRFAALWMHNGMLRVDGEKMSKSLGNFRTVRDILAHGAWAGEAFRLLLLRTHYRSELDYTEERLHDAKAELDDHYALLARLPEAPAPEPELAARLADWALEPLGDDLNTPLALARLRDLRALGNLGAVGGSASVVLGRVGLDALPQPATAAAALREAAGVLGLLGSDPVAWRQGGAGGDAADEAAEIEAAIAARLAARKARDWAEADRIRDGLAARGVVLEDGPQGTTWRRG comes from the coding sequence ATGCAGCTTCGCTTCCACGACAGCGCCAGCCGGCGCAAGGTCGGGTTCACCCCGATCGACCCGCAGAACGTGCGGATCTATGTCTGCGGCCCGACCGTCTACGACCTCGCCCATCTCGGCAACGCGCGCCCGGTCGTCGTCTTCGACGTGCTGGCGCGGCTGCTGCGGCGGCTGTTCCCGCGCGTTACCTATGTCCGCAACATCACGGACGTGGACGACAAGATCAACGCGCGGAGCCGCGAGAGCGGCGAGCCGATCGGCGCGATCACCGCGCGCACCACGACCGATTTCCACGCGGACATGGCCGCCCTCGGCGCCCTGCCGCCCGACCGGGAGCCGCGCGCGACCGAGACCATCGCCGAGATGGTCACGCTGATCGAGCGGCTGATCGCCTCCGGCCATGCCTATGCCGCCGAGGGGCACGTGCTGTTCAGCGTTCCCTCCTTCCCCGACTACGGGAAGCTCTCGGGCCGCGATCCGGAGGAGATGCTGGCCGGCGCCCGCGTCGAGGTCGCGCCCTACAAGCGCGACCCCGGCGACTTCGTGCTGTGGAAGCCCTCCGAGCCCGACCTGCCCGGCTGGGACAGCCCCTGGGGCCGCGGCCGGCCGGGCTGGCACATCGAGTGCTCCGCCATGTCGTGGAAGTTCCTGGGCGAGAGCTTCGACATCCATGGCGGCGGGCACGATCTGCTCTTCCCGCACCACGAGAACGAGCTGGCCCAGAGCCTCTGCGCCTTCCCCGGCAGCCGCTTCGCGGCGCTGTGGATGCACAACGGCATGCTGCGCGTGGACGGCGAGAAGATGTCGAAGTCGCTCGGCAACTTCCGCACCGTGCGCGACATCCTGGCGCACGGGGCCTGGGCGGGGGAGGCGTTCCGCCTGCTGCTGCTGCGCACGCACTACCGCTCCGAGCTCGACTACACGGAGGAGCGGCTGCACGACGCCAAGGCGGAGCTGGACGACCACTACGCCCTGCTCGCCCGGCTGCCGGAGGCCCCCGCGCCGGAGCCGGAACTGGCCGCGCGCCTCGCCGACTGGGCGCTGGAGCCGCTGGGCGACGACCTCAACACGCCGCTGGCCCTGGCCCGGCTGCGCGACCTGCGGGCGCTGGGCAATCTTGGCGCCGTCGGCGGCTCGGCCAGCGTGGTGCTGGGGCGGGTGGGGCTCGACGCCCTGCCGCAGCCGGCGACGGCCGCGGCGGCGCTGCGCGAGGCGGCCGGGGTGCTGGGGCTGCTGGGCAGCGATCCGGTGGCCTGGCGCCAAGGCGGGGCCGGCGGCGACGCGGCGGACGAGGCGGCGGAGATCGAGGCGGCCATCGCCGCGCGCCTCGCCGCCCGCAAGGCGCGGGACTGGGCGGAGGCCGACCGAATCCGCGACGGCCTCGCCGCGCGGGGCGTGGTGCTGGAGGACGGGCCGCAGGGCACCACCTGGCGCCGGGGGTGA
- a CDS encoding glycosyltransferase family 2 protein, with translation MNVPLHNGAPAPGAGLLSAGDTERLPVPLVSVIVANWNGERFLAGTLHAILSQSVTAIEVIVADDASTDGSCALVEAIAATDPRVRLLRAPANGGPAAARNRALDAARGRWAAVVDSDDLLHPERLRRLVAAAEAAGSDIAADDLLIFDDGGVVPPSRMLPPGSRQTFTVDAAGWIRANTLFAGGPMLGYLKPIFRREALQRHGVRYDERLRIAEDYDFILQLLLAGARFSVHPDLTYFYRKHAASISHRLSLRTLSAMAAANDVPLAEGAPEVVRAALRRRAGSLSDALAFEHLVAALKARRPLEAMRQLLHRPGAARPLAGAMGDRLRRLSRRRGGPQAATGEGQVALITRQPLEGWETESGRRLLRLVSALAGAGLAVDLLCPAPGAPATPQAPPPGVRRLLLRGNGMRDAGAATDAVPADDAAALFVAQHAHGAAIVLADGEEMAALLPYSLRPEKGWAVLRGAGLPGAALPDWAGMVFDLQDGSAAGSLVDWAVRHGR, from the coding sequence ATGAATGTCCCACTGCACAACGGGGCTCCCGCCCCGGGGGCGGGCCTCCTGTCCGCCGGCGACACGGAACGCCTGCCGGTGCCGCTGGTCAGCGTGATCGTCGCCAACTGGAACGGCGAACGGTTCCTGGCCGGAACGCTCCACGCCATCCTCTCGCAGAGCGTGACGGCGATCGAGGTCATCGTCGCGGACGACGCCTCCACCGATGGCAGCTGCGCCCTGGTCGAAGCCATCGCCGCCACCGATCCGCGCGTGCGGCTGTTGCGCGCCCCGGCCAATGGCGGCCCCGCGGCGGCGCGGAACCGGGCGCTGGACGCGGCGCGCGGGCGCTGGGCCGCCGTGGTGGACAGCGACGACCTGCTGCATCCCGAGCGGCTCCGCCGCCTGGTCGCGGCGGCGGAGGCGGCGGGCTCCGACATCGCGGCCGACGACCTGCTGATCTTCGACGATGGCGGAGTCGTCCCGCCCTCCCGCATGCTGCCGCCTGGCAGCCGCCAGACCTTCACCGTGGATGCAGCAGGCTGGATTCGCGCGAACACGCTGTTCGCCGGCGGGCCCATGCTGGGCTACCTCAAGCCCATCTTCCGGCGTGAGGCGCTGCAGCGCCATGGCGTGCGCTACGACGAGCGCCTGCGCATCGCCGAGGATTACGACTTCATCCTGCAGCTGCTGCTCGCCGGGGCGCGGTTCAGCGTCCATCCGGACCTGACCTATTTCTATCGCAAGCATGCGGCCTCGATCTCCCACCGCCTGTCCCTTCGCACCCTCTCGGCCATGGCCGCCGCGAATGACGTGCCGCTGGCGGAAGGGGCGCCCGAGGTGGTGCGGGCCGCCCTGCGCCGGCGCGCCGGGAGCCTGTCCGATGCCCTGGCCTTCGAGCACCTCGTCGCCGCGCTGAAGGCGCGCCGGCCGCTGGAGGCGATGCGGCAGCTGCTGCACCGGCCCGGCGCGGCACGCCCCCTGGCCGGGGCAATGGGCGACCGGCTGCGTCGCCTGTCCCGCCGGCGCGGCGGACCCCAGGCCGCGACGGGGGAGGGGCAGGTGGCCCTGATCACCCGCCAGCCGCTGGAGGGCTGGGAGACGGAGTCCGGCCGACGGCTGCTGCGTCTCGTCAGCGCCCTGGCCGGGGCGGGCCTGGCGGTGGACCTGCTCTGCCCCGCCCCCGGCGCCCCGGCGACGCCGCAGGCCCCGCCCCCGGGCGTCCGCCGGCTGCTGCTGCGTGGGAACGGGATGCGGGACGCCGGGGCGGCGACGGACGCCGTGCCGGCGGATGACGCGGCAGCGCTCTTCGTCGCGCAGCACGCCCATGGCGCCGCCATCGTGCTGGCGGATGGGGAGGAGATGGCGGCGTTGCTGCCGTACTCTCTCCGTCCGGAGAAGGGGTGGGCGGTGCTGCGTGGCGCCGGGTTGCCCGGCGCGGCGTTGCCGGACTGGGCCGGTATGGTCTTCGACCTGCAAGACGGATCGGCGGCAGGCAGCCTGGTCGACTGGGCCGTCCGGCACGGCCGCTGA
- a CDS encoding SDR family oxidoreductase, which produces MTKVALVTGAAHGIGLGIARRLTRDGWRVVIADRKAPPADLEARAVPADVADPQQVAALVRAVAETEGRLDALVCNAGFMIRKPIRELTLAEWNAVLATNLTSTFLLAQAAERMLRAARGAIVTIASTRAHQSEPDTESYAASKGGLLALTHALAVSLGPEVRANVVSPGWIDVAGEALRPGDHAQHPAGRVGRVEDIAALVAWLVGPESGFVTGAEFVSDGGMTRKMIYAE; this is translated from the coding sequence ATGACGAAGGTGGCGCTGGTGACGGGGGCCGCGCATGGCATCGGGCTGGGCATCGCCCGACGGCTGACCCGCGACGGCTGGCGGGTGGTGATCGCGGACCGCAAGGCACCGCCGGCCGATCTGGAGGCGCGGGCGGTGCCGGCGGACGTGGCCGACCCGCAGCAGGTCGCGGCCCTGGTCAGGGCCGTCGCGGAGACCGAGGGGCGGCTGGACGCGCTGGTCTGCAACGCCGGCTTCATGATCCGCAAGCCGATCCGGGAGCTGACGCTCGCCGAGTGGAACGCGGTGCTGGCCACCAACCTGACCAGCACCTTCCTGCTGGCCCAGGCGGCGGAGCGGATGCTGCGGGCGGCGCGGGGTGCCATCGTCACCATCGCCTCCACCCGCGCGCACCAGTCGGAGCCGGATACGGAGAGCTATGCCGCCAGCAAGGGCGGCCTCCTCGCGCTCACCCACGCGCTGGCGGTCAGCCTGGGGCCGGAGGTGCGGGCCAACGTGGTCAGCCCCGGCTGGATCGACGTGGCGGGGGAGGCGCTTCGCCCCGGGGACCATGCGCAGCACCCGGCGGGCCGGGTGGGGCGGGTGGAGGACATCGCCGCCCTGGTCGCCTGGCTGGTCGGTCCGGAGAGCGGCTTCGTCACCGGCGCCGAATTCGTCAGCGACGGCGGCATGACCCGGAAGATGATCTACGCGGAATAG
- a CDS encoding sugar transferase codes for MLDALNDLGRRASTPTLMEQSAGYGLPAVALDAASSPAHSEWTQGVKRGFDVSLAIVLLVILAPLMLILALAVRKDGGPAFYGHRRVGRGGVEFPCLKFRSMVINSDQVLQELLARDPVAAKDWATNRKLRHDPRVTRIGRFLRATSLDELPQIINVLRGEMSFVGPRPVVTDELRRHYGAATAHYIAVRPGITGLWQISGRSDTTYVERVELDQRYVQEFSILQDLRILLRTVPAVLARRGAY; via the coding sequence ATGCTCGACGCCCTGAACGATCTTGGCCGGCGTGCTTCCACGCCGACCCTCATGGAGCAGTCGGCAGGCTACGGCCTGCCAGCCGTCGCTCTCGATGCTGCGTCAAGCCCCGCGCACAGCGAATGGACGCAGGGCGTGAAGCGCGGCTTCGACGTGTCGCTGGCGATCGTGCTGCTCGTGATCCTGGCGCCCCTGATGCTGATCCTGGCCCTCGCCGTCCGCAAGGATGGCGGACCGGCCTTCTACGGCCACCGCCGGGTCGGGCGGGGGGGCGTCGAGTTCCCCTGCCTCAAGTTCCGCAGCATGGTCATCAACTCCGACCAGGTGTTGCAGGAGCTGCTGGCGCGCGACCCGGTGGCCGCCAAGGACTGGGCCACGAACCGCAAGCTGCGCCACGACCCCCGGGTGACCCGGATCGGCCGCTTCCTGCGGGCGACGAGCCTCGACGAGCTGCCGCAGATCATCAACGTGCTGCGCGGCGAGATGAGCTTCGTCGGTCCCCGGCCGGTCGTCACGGACGAGTTGCGCCGCCACTACGGCGCCGCCACGGCCCACTACATCGCCGTCCGCCCGGGCATCACGGGCCTCTGGCAGATCAGCGGCCGCAGCGACACCACCTATGTCGAGCGGGTGGAGTTGGACCAGCGCTACGTCCAGGAGTTCTCCATCCTCCAGGACCTGCGCATCCTGCTGCGCACCGTCCCGGCCGTCCTGGCCCGGCGCGGCGCCTATTGA
- a CDS encoding MBOAT family O-acyltransferase has protein sequence MLFGSFEFLLAFLPVCLLVYHTCRVRGWQLPAKVFLVCASLFFYGWWDWKYVFLVLGSILANYAIGAFMHRLPVPRRGPVLLVGLIFNLGLLGYYKYAGFFLGNLEAVFGWEFGFRAVILPLAISFFTFQQIAYIVEIRKGDHPAGTLLDYMLFILFFPHLIAGPITHHKEMLPQFAAAGRGPLPHSWVLAGLAVLILGLTKKVLVADTLATYADPVFTAALAGHAPTVADAWLGALAYTFQLYFDFSGYSDMAVGLGLLFGIRFPVNFFSPYRSGSIIEFWRRWHITLSAFLRNYVYVPLGGNRKGKHRRYVNLLATMAIGGLWHGAAWTFVIWGVLHGLYLIVNHLWRATVGEIRSPAFALFAWALTFLAVVVGWVFFRAPSVGSALGMLAAMVGLVPGTAVTGIPGPAFGWIVVAGAAAIAFLLPNVLQMVRYPEAFEGAAGPSHPGEATDSRPVGPHTTAHRPVEARPVFARNAALAAAALGVLAGICFARLPDPGIFLYFNF, from the coding sequence ATGCTGTTCGGCTCCTTCGAGTTCCTCCTGGCGTTCCTGCCGGTCTGCCTGCTCGTCTATCACACCTGCCGCGTGCGTGGCTGGCAGCTGCCGGCGAAGGTCTTCCTCGTCTGCGCCTCGCTGTTCTTCTACGGCTGGTGGGACTGGAAGTACGTCTTCCTCGTCCTCGGCTCGATCCTGGCCAACTACGCCATCGGCGCGTTCATGCACCGCCTGCCCGTTCCGCGGCGTGGACCGGTGCTGCTGGTCGGGCTGATCTTCAACCTGGGCCTGCTCGGCTACTACAAGTACGCCGGCTTCTTCCTGGGCAACCTCGAGGCGGTGTTCGGCTGGGAATTCGGCTTCCGCGCGGTGATCCTGCCGCTGGCCATCAGCTTCTTCACCTTCCAGCAGATCGCCTACATCGTGGAGATCCGGAAGGGCGACCACCCGGCCGGCACCCTGCTGGACTACATGCTCTTCATCCTGTTCTTCCCGCACCTGATCGCGGGCCCCATCACCCACCACAAGGAGATGCTGCCGCAGTTCGCCGCCGCCGGCCGCGGCCCGCTGCCGCATTCCTGGGTGCTGGCAGGGCTCGCGGTGCTGATCCTGGGGCTGACCAAGAAGGTGCTGGTGGCGGACACCCTGGCCACCTACGCCGACCCCGTCTTCACCGCGGCGCTGGCCGGCCATGCGCCCACCGTCGCCGATGCCTGGCTGGGCGCGCTGGCCTATACGTTCCAGCTCTATTTCGACTTCTCCGGCTACTCGGACATGGCCGTGGGGCTGGGCCTGCTCTTCGGCATCCGCTTCCCGGTGAACTTCTTCTCGCCCTACCGCTCCGGCAGCATCATCGAGTTCTGGCGGCGCTGGCACATCACCCTCTCCGCCTTCCTGCGCAACTACGTCTACGTTCCGCTGGGCGGCAACCGGAAGGGCAAGCACCGGCGCTACGTGAACCTGCTGGCGACCATGGCGATCGGCGGCCTCTGGCATGGCGCCGCCTGGACCTTCGTCATCTGGGGCGTGCTGCATGGGCTCTACCTGATCGTGAACCACCTCTGGCGCGCCACGGTCGGCGAGATCCGCTCCCCCGCCTTCGCCCTCTTCGCCTGGGCCCTCACCTTCCTCGCCGTCGTGGTCGGCTGGGTCTTCTTCCGCGCCCCCTCGGTCGGCTCGGCGCTCGGCATGCTGGCGGCCATGGTCGGGCTGGTCCCCGGGACGGCCGTGACCGGTATCCCCGGCCCCGCCTTCGGCTGGATCGTGGTGGCCGGCGCCGCCGCCATCGCCTTCCTGCTGCCGAACGTGCTGCAGATGGTCCGCTACCCCGAGGCCTTCGAGGGCGCGGCCGGCCCGTCCCATCCCGGCGAGGCCACGGACAGCCGCCCGGTCGGCCCGCACACCACGGCCCACCGGCCCGTCGAGGCGCGGCCGGTCTTCGCCCGCAACGCCGCCCTGGCCGCGGCCGCGCTGGGTGTGCTGGCCGGGATCTGCTTCGCCCGCCTGCCCGACCCGGGCATCTTCCTGTACTTCAACTTCTGA